From Argopecten irradians isolate NY chromosome 3, Ai_NY, whole genome shotgun sequence:
aaattaataaatacatgtacacgtacCCGTAAAAAGTATCtatattttgtttggtttggtGGGTGTTTAACCAGGTCAAGAAAACCTCATATTCCTAATAACGTTGAAAGTAAAAAATGCAAACTTACATGTGATAACTATTTTTTGGATAAACGAAAAATAGGAAAAAAGCAAATTTATGTACGCTAATGTATCTGATTACGTTTTGGGACAATTGACGATTCttcaaaatgtgtgttttttttctacaaactgcttttgatattttgtgtatatttttattcCCTCAATTTCAGAACCTAATAAACAAGATTAacgggatatatatatataaatcaccTGTATGTGGCCCCACTGTAAATAccacatacacacatgtacttccgtgttttgtttttcagaaaataagCTATTtggtaaaaataacaatattttttccatgTTAATGCTTTAGCTGATGATTTGGTACGACATAGACGTATATATAATCATGTGAGCAGTTAAAGTGATTAATCTTAGTACGttgtttataaatacaaactaGGGCATCACTGTACAATGATATAGGGAATTTGAAGTAAAGGGGTACCCGAAAGGATAACTATTCAAAGGTTATGCTATTAATTTCCTTTAATTTGGATATGtggaatattttaaatatgtttactgaatatttgattatttctgACATATGACTGCATCTATAAAGGTATTTAATTATACGAGTTTGAGCTAGATAAGCAGCATCAAATACTTACTATTTATACATACGTATTTTGCTGACCtcaataatttttgtttcggaaagtaCCTGTTACTAAATTTAGACCACATAGTCTTATTTATATGCGGCTGACGTCATTTTCGATGACATGGAGGTAGAAGAGTTACGTCCCCTTCCAAGACAAGTCCTAACATGTCTAGTCCATCTCTACTGAACAAAAGGAACATACTTTAAACCACCTCGCTGGGATTTTAAATGTGCACGGCTGGATTTTCTTTCGTAGTTTCATTTTATCTTGGATATTCTAGTCAGGCAGGGTAAGTAAAAATTGCTGTCATTTCGTATTAATGTAACTTTTCAGCAAAAATGCAGACGATATAAAACTTTGTAAAGTTATAGCCAACGGTAGCCTTCGGTTCGTACAGTCCTACCTGTAACATTAGCGTTTTATAATAAGATGCTGTGATTATTAACCACTTAATTATGTAATGTATGCTGATGACACGATATCAAATTGGTTGCATGGTTTGATTCTATAAGATATATGTTCATGTTGTAAATTATTATAATGTGTTGTGCTATGACTGTGGAATTTGAGTGGGAGGGGTAGCTATGGGGCTCGATCTGTCACCAGCCATTATTTCACAATAGTCAGcacatttttttatcaaacatcTTAACTCTCGCTTTGCACACTCGGTagcaaaattaataaaaacatgtagttgacattcttttttttttattcattttcttaATTAGTTGTAACActtctaattaaaattaaatattaatgttcCTTTTAACGATAATCGAGCTAATCCTTATTGCATGCATCAcgatataataatatttcaatagaaGTATAGGAATTAAAGAagatatatgatattagccCTCTGTTTTATAATGTTACATATGTAGAAATGCTTATGTTTTGGACTGGTACACGTAAACACGTGGTTTACACGCTTGTGTATAGGCTATATACAGCTTATGTAGCGTTGCATCAGCATATTATTTAGCTTGAAAATTTCCATGTCAGTTAGAATGTCAAATATTCAACATCGattaatacaatatgtaatcATTTTCCCTTGGAATTAAACTTAAGTGTAATTTTCGACTGGTTGGTATATTTGTAAGATAAAGCTTATGCgtgtatgtactgtatataccAACCGggaatccaaaatggctgctggGCGAACGTACATCATACGTTTGGGCCTATAGACTATAGATTTCATCATCGCCTTCCTGAAACATCTCAAAAACGAAAATGCATTTTTGATATAAAGaaatgtacattaatttatttgctctaataaattattgatattattactTGGGTTTTTACCGTATATTTTACGAATTCTGTAGCTCCTAAAATTCTGTAACCCGATggctatttatatatatgtatctgagaTACAGGGGTCACCCTATAACCAGAAAGAAAGGTTTGACAAAATGGCGGAGTCAGAAAAAATCGGACTGATCACTTTCAAACAACAGATAACAGAAGTAAGAATTGTTGTTTATTTCAGAatgtttttcacattttgacCTTTTTGCTTATCTTATTATCAAACGATGCTGCAAACAAAAATTATCTTCCGAAATTATACGCAAGTTTCTACCGAGCATAATTTGTGTCCATCAACTATGATATGATACAAATcgtacaaaataaatacattttatttgcaaattacatttacaaatcaAATCTTATTTAGATAATCCAAAGTTGTAAACCCACTGATTAATGAAAAATCACGATGATTCAACATCAGAACCAAAACATTTCACTCAGAAATGTTGAAAGTTGCATAACGATGTTCTCGCGAATATTTACAATGTGAATTCTGttgttgtatttcaatattcacaaaaaaaaaaaatgaaataaaaaaaaaaattataattgttaATAATAGCGGAAATCTGTAATTTGCGTTACCTATAAGAGTATTAATAccttatattgatattgatgtgattttgtgattttgctTTTATTCGACATCAGGATTCGAGACATTCCTTCAGACTTGGTGAAAGTTTCGTAACGATGTCTTAGAGATGAATTCTTGATTTTGTCGTCAACCCAATGTCATTGCACATAGCATTAATTCAGtgttttaaaagtttgaaaaatagTATAATTTGCGGGAATTCGTTACCTGTAGTTGGTATTTAAATGACAACCAATGTGACTTATTTCTGACACAATTTTGATGGCGACTAATGACATTGAAAATGTTACTCATGGGGATACACTGATTTTTTTAACGCCATTCTTCATCAAATCCAAGTACAATAATTAGATGTTTCGTCAGCCATTCATTAAATGTTTCGTCAGCATCTGTTTTGGATAGACAGAAAAACATGTTGGTGCACGTTTGTGAGACGGAGCAGCTGCTCGGAAGAGCTTTCATTCACTTCCGAAATGATAACAATATAATGCCTACAGCCTAATgttattttactgtatttgattGGGGTTATACCTGATATTATTATAGTGATTTGGTAGTTATAACTTAATTTCACTTACTGGTATATAAAATGTTTCAGACTttgttaataaatattaattgtaattaattaaacaatgtGCATTTATGCAAAACACATGCATAATTCCAAATGTATGCATGGCATGTTCGAATTGTAAACAAGGAAAGTGTATAACTTAAGTGTTATTTATTGTGTATTGTTTAAAGCAATACAATAACAATGTTTTTGATTTATCATATCTAAGATAATGTATGCAtaacaaagaaagaaaaaattataTGTTTGCATATTGGGGataaaattcataattattttaagatTTGAAACAGATAGTTAAATGTCTATGCAAGGCTCCAGTCAAAAAGATATTTGTGAAAACAAATTAATCATATTTTTGGTGGATACGTTATTGAAGGAAAACCTTTTTATTAACATTAACACTATTTTATTGGTAAAATCGTTGCATGGTATTATGGCTGTGTCTTGTGAGTTTTACATTGAGCTTTTATGGCACGTTTTGTGGACAAGTGAAATATGAAATGAGGACTTTGCAAAATCTAACAATGCAAAATGTCCTCGgtaaatgtaaaatgttataGTTAACCATGGATTTTTAGTGCTGGGTTAATTTCGCTTTGAATTGAAAGTATCCTCTATAATTTAGTGAGAGCTGTTGAGCGTGAAAATGGGCAGAAAAGTTACTAAAACGTTATGTATTGACACTATCGtccatttaattaatttgaaattttgttttaaatgttagtagataaacaatattattgcgatattttgtttacagtttTGATTACATTATCATTTCGTATAATAATATTTCTGTAGAAAAAATGGAATTCCAAATGACTTTGACAAGGTGTTGTTTGTAAAAGATTATTGTAGATTTATACATGGAACTACTGTAATATGAAATTGTATATTGTTGCAATGATGATAACGAGTTTATTGAAGAGTTTTCAGTGAATAAAATGTGCgatgaaatgacaaaaaataaatgaaaaaaaaatattaaaaaaaaaaaaaaatacaaaggtTTTTGCAACACAATCGGttctacaaaatataaataggCAATTTTACCCAGTATGTTGCTGTatttaatataacattttatcatCTATCCAGACGCCTGCGcatgaaataaattgtataaGTAATTTCATTAGAAAGACAGCgtagttttctttttattattttctcctttgtagaattaaaaaaaaatgattttataatttccaAAATTATTCATTTCCCGGTAGAAAGTGCAAGGCCATAGATGACTTATAAATCGTTGGAGCCTTCAACAAGTCTAGTCATGTTAGGTATTTTACATACGCTCCACCGCTCACAGTGAGTAGGCGTGGCACCATCCACTCAATCTAAAGGAGTTATCATCTCTATAAGAGTTACTCCCCCTCACATTTTTACCAATGAGCATTAACAGCGGTTTTATACAAACCATACATGTAACAACcagaaaagaaagttttatgttttacaaaataaaatgaattgacaTAAATCttcaaatcattatttttttaccatATTATTTAAAAGGTAACAGAATCATATGATTTGGTACTGTAATTTGTGGAAATAGAAATCtcgtctttttttttcttttttttcccaCTGACATGCTTCACATATAAAtcttaatatttgtttaaactAATTTATGCGAAAAGATAATTATACTCGTCGTAAAagattctgaaaaaaaatcataattgatTATAAGCAAACCAAAAATGAGTGGGTCCTGAAAAAATCATTTACTTTAGAAATGCAAGCCTAATATACATTGTTATTTGTGTAGATGGAGAGCGATCTGCCTTTATGGCCCGAAGAAAGAACAGATCTTAAATTAAGAATTGCCGAAACAGCAGCCAGGCGGTCAGGAGTAATAACGCCTTTACTTAAAGAGGAGTTGTGGACCAAAATACAACATTCCAGACTAGAACGTGGTCTAGAGGAACTGAAAGTAGAGATAAAGACACCAGTCACAATACCGGTACGTATATATACCCATAAATAACACTGTCAAACAacatagaaaataaattttataagtCTGGCAGATATGTAGTCAGTGTTCGCACCAAAGACATTTTAGACTTTAGAGTCAGTATTAGTATCATAGACAATATAGAGTCAGTATTAGTATCATAGACAATATAGAGTCAGTATTAGTACCATAGACAATATAGAGTCAGTATTAGTACCATATACAATATAGAGTCAGTATTAGTACCATAGACAATATATAGTCAGTATTAGTATCACAGACAATATATAGTCAGTATTAGTACCACAAAGACAATATAGAGTCAGTATTAGTACCATAGACAATATATAGTCAGTATTAGTATCACAGACAATATAGAGTCAGTATTAGTACCACAGACAATATAGAGTCAGTTTTAGTACCACAGACAATATAGAGTCAGTATTAGTATCATAGACAATATAGAGTCAGTATTAGTACCATAGACAATATAGAGTCAGTATTAGTACCATAGACAATATATAGTCAGTATTAGTATCACAGACAATATAGAGTCAGTATTAGTACCATAGACAATATATAGTCAGTATTAGTATCACAGACAATATAGAGTCAGTATTAGTACCACAGACAATATAGAGTCAGTTTTAGTACCATAGACAATATATAGTCAGTATTAGTATCACAGACAATATATAGTCACAAACAATATAGTCAGTATTAGTACCATAACAATATAGAGTCAGTATTAGTACCATAGACAATATATAGTCAGTATTAGTATCACAGACAATATAGAGTCAGTATTAGTACCACAGACAATATAGAGTCAGTATTGTACCACAGACAATATAGAGTCAGTATTAGTACCATAGACAATACAGAGTCAGTATTAGTACCACAGACAATAAAGAGTTAATTCAGTACCACAAACGATAGGATATCATATTAGAACTAGGGACTATAAACAGACGGAAATTAGAGTTAATACCGTGATGAATTGTGtcgtttatttattattttaagcATTTATATGTATTGATCAATGTTGTAGTTAACAAGTGAGGAACAAAACAAAGTCAAGCATAGAAGAGAGAAGAATCGCGAGGCAGCTGTTAGATGCCGCCAGAAACGTAAAAGTAAACAGATGGAACTGGAACAAGTAAGtttcaaaacataaaacatttaatagatttatagtgtacacaATAAATATACCATGTATACAACTCTACAGACATACAGTAAATACATCAACAAACACAGTTTATGTTCAAACATATCTTACGCCCACCATTGCTAGAATACCCAATGTATATTACACACCAACGCATGTCTAAAGTATGACAAACAATGAACCAATACTTACACTTAACTTGTTAGTCCAACTACAACATATAGCATACATCATACGTATGTCTATAACATATCACTATGCTAACAGCAGAATTTTAACAGTGcatcaaacaaataaatgtaccTAAAATGAACGCATCCATCAAAATAAGCCGGTGTACATGCTGGATCTGTAACACACTTTCTGATTTCTATAGTTCAAATATTGGTGACTCTTtcatcattttcaatatttctttacCAACTTAAACATTGAAAGTTTATCATATCACAGACTACTGGCTATTTTGTAGCTACTAGAAACAGAGACGGAAAGGAACAGAAGCCTGAAAGAACAGTATCAGACTCTGTTGGATGAGAAACAATGGCTGATGTCTGAACTAGGACTGATATCTACCTCACCTGCCACTGAAGATTCTGCTCGGCCCTGGATCCCTACCCCTATACAGGAACCTACACAGACCTGGACCCCAGCCCCTCATGGTGAGACAGACCAGGGGCGTTCACAGATCTTGACCCCTCCCCCTCATGGTGAGACAGACCAGGGGCGGACACAGATCTTGACCCCTCCCCCTCATGGTGAGACAGACCAGGGGCGTTCACAGATCTGGACACCTCCCCCTCATGGTGAGACAGACCAGGGGCGTTCACAGATCTTGACCCCTCCCCCTCATGGTGAGACAGACCAGGGGCGTTCACAGATCTGGACTCCTCCCCCTCACGGTGAGACAGACCAGGGGCGTTCACAGATCTGGACCCCTCCCCCTCATGGTGAGACAGACCAGGGACGTTCACAGATCTGGACCCCTCCCCCTCGGTCTGCTTATGTATGGACACCTGCTGCTGCTGAAGATGACACGTCACATTCCTGGACTCCTTCTCCTAAGGAGGAGTGTTCAGGAGTGTGGACTCCTCCCCCTCTCAAAGAGATAGACGTAGTCTGGACCTCCCCCCTGGACGAGGAGGCGTGCCCCCCACCACCGGAGTCCTTTATGTACTGGCCATCACATGATGAGCTACAGGTGGTACCAGGTGTGGCTGGGGAGGGGTGTTCTAATGATCCTTTCTGGTGACATTATTACACGAAAAACTCTAATCACGTACTGGGTATAATATAAACAACATGTAGGTAATTATGGTATGTAAGTGTAGACCTATACAGATGTCAGTAGAGTTCCTTAGGGTATCTTCGGGAAGTAAACTTTGAATCCTAACTGGTGTAGGACAGCATTGTAGGTGTTCCAAATAactttttacaaattttaaaacataatcgCGGAGATGTCATCTGTTAATTTGAAAAATGCAGTTTTcattctcagaaaatactgaaatgATCGACCTCAAATTTGTCGTCTTAGATTGAACATTTGTAGTTTGACCACTTGGTAACACACACTACCATTACTGTGTATCTGAGACGTTGGAAATTGTCGCCTCTAGGTACTTGCATATTAccgagttatctacccttgcgggtaggtattggttACGATGTAATGTGCAAAGAAGAAATAAGACTAATTGGAAAATCATGATTATTAGATGGTCATCGTCTTTATAAATTCTGTGGTTGATTTTACTACTAATCATTAAAGGATCGAACTCAATGTCCACGTGCTGTGTCCATTTACAGGAACTAGACTGAATAACGAAGTAGATCATGATGTATAATTAACTCTCTTGGATTTcgaatataaaaatgtataatctTTCTTCCACATAAacgtatatacattgtatacagttATAGTAAGAACGGAAATGGCCAGCTTATCATGTGACTGGGCGCTAATATCCCTCTGGACTCTAGTTTTGTTGTTGGCAATGACTAAGGTTGGAACAATTGCTCAATTAgctatatgatttttaattgaattataaatagaAGTAATTTACAGAAATCTGATATAGTTTTATTATAGAGATTTTTACTTGGTGTGAACTTAAGAAAAAACATTTCACGGTTCAGAAATACGTAGTTAGATTCTAGTAATTGTTTTTTCTTAGAAGATGATCTTAGCAATGTGATTGCTGGTAGAttatttttggtgatgaaaatgaaattttgatcaccactaaaacaaaaaatatgctCAATCTGTTTCTACTATACAATAGATTATATAtgaaatgttaatatgttaagtTTTAAACTACACAAGGAGGATAGTGGAGAATTATTGAAAGTTCAAACAATACCGGTAAGGTCTTCCTGAGGGACATTAATCGTGACATAGTTTGTCAACAATTCAGATATAAATTGGTGCAATTGTGTGTTCTCTTCACATTATGATTAAATCTTAGACTAGTCAATATTTCATGAGTTGTAAGAATAGTGATTTATTTTGCACAAGCGTATGAGAAATGAGAAATTGTGGTCCAAATGGATTGGTCCTGATGAGTTAGCCCCTGTAATTCTGGCAGTGGTGCCGAACCACGAAATGGAACCAAATCATATCCATGCATTTTGATATGTCTTTTTATAAAGATTCCATTTGTATTCATGTTTTAGAGTATCAGATATTTTGTTATACTCGCAGCTGTCATGGACCTTCAAATCCATTAAGACAGAAGAAACCTCTACTTTTCCATGTCATTAACATATCGTCGAATCTCCATTTACTGAATGCTAGGTGTAACATGAAAAGTTCACATTAAAATCAGGTAGACATTCTATCAAATCTAACGAGACAGTAAAcatgatgttgttgttttgtggAGAATTTATATAGTTctgtgaaaatgttttatacatatgtacgtgatgcatgatttattttgtcATGCATGAGTGCTAACTTGAAGCAGATCTAGAGTAAATGTAGATATGGTATCGTGCATGATTGAACATTATAAGCAGGTCAGAGCGTGACCCAATTGTACATGATGTAAGTAGTATGTAAATCCTCATTATCCATACCATATATTCTCATTTCATTATAATCGGCTGATTTTGATGTAgatttttcataaaatgttgGTGCTTGTCCTATTAGCGCCATAACGATATCATACACGTGACCCAATGTACGTCGACATGCCGTGCACGTGTAAGGTATATTTGTTGTAGATATGATTAATGTTGATTTCGTTGAtatcatttgttttgttatgttttgttttaatgtattgagaagaaaatacattgttttttgtttagGATCCACGAATTGTCAAAACAGCTGAGATTTTTATGTTGCTTGCTATGTCCACCCTACATTGTTGTAGACCAAAACTTTCATTAAGTAACCTCACTCATTCCAGAAGTTATCGTAAATTAAAGACTCGTTTTCTTACCTTCCAATCCTTCTCTATCAAACTTCTCATTCTACTCATTAGAGCAGTTTGTAGGTGTAGCTCATCCGATCACGAGGAAAGGTCGAGTCCAATCAGAAGGATAGATCTTTCCCAATCATGACGTAACAATATGGTGACGTTTCACCAGATCATCCAATCACCGTCAGCTGGAAACTCTGTTCGATTTCTTTTCACATTCCCTGCATTTGCCATCTTCAAGgacaaaaattgttttattttgttgtactagtctcttttgtttttataaagatgtttgttttgtgtgcTTGTGCAGTGTACTTGTTCTGATGCGCATGGGTACGCATAGCATGAATGAGATAGGGCATCACGTGGTCTAGGTATCACGTGACTCAACCACGTAGCTCACGTGGTCTTATTACAGTTGTGTGATGGAAAAGAGCGTTGTGCTGTTCcatagataataaaaaaaatctttactttCGACGTATTTcgtatatgaatattttttgtgaaaatggcTATTTGTAAAGAGATGTTGTGAGCAGAATTAGTGGATTAAGTAAGAtattaatgtttgttttcaaaacatgCCAGTGTTGTACAGTTAAATCTGTATAaagatttttacattttttatatttgttaatacgatgaataaaattacaaaacgTATAACGCTTTTGCTTTGGTTTTTATATTATAGCTGATGGCAAATTGACTATGGTCCATCGTCGTCTTCTAAAAAATCTAATTCAAGTTAAGAAAGTTAAGAAGGTAATGTTCAAGGTCAGATGAGCATTGTTGAGGTCAGTATACTGT
This genomic window contains:
- the LOC138319049 gene encoding uncharacterized protein isoform X2, with protein sequence MQYFRKISRSVLAIASKSLRKMESDLPLWPEERTDLKLRIAETAARRSGVITPLLKEELWTKIQHSRLERGLEELKVEIKTPVTIPLTSEEQNKVKHRREKNREAAVRCRQKRKSKQMELEQLLETETERNRSLKEQYQTLLDEKQWLMSELGLISTSPATEDSARPWIPTPIQEPTQTWTPAPHGETDQGRSQILTPPPHGETDQGRTQILTPPPHGETDQGRSQIWTPPPHGETDQGRSQILTPPPHGETDQGRSQIWTPPPHGETDQGRSQIWTPPPHGETDQGRSQIWTPPPRSAYVWTPAAAEDDTSHSWTPSPKEECSGVWTPPPLKEIDVVWTSPLDEEACPPPPESFMYWPSHDELQVVPGVAGEGCSNDPFW
- the LOC138319049 gene encoding uncharacterized protein isoform X3, giving the protein MESDLPLWPEERTDLKLRIAETAARRSGVITPLLKEELWTKIQHSRLERGLEELKVEIKTPVTIPLTSEEQNKVKHRREKNREAAVRCRQKRKSKQMELEQLLETETERNRSLKEQYQTLLDEKQWLMSELGLISTSPATEDSARPWIPTPIQEPTQTWTPAPHGETDQGRSQILTPPPHGETDQGRTQILTPPPHGETDQGRSQIWTPPPHGETDQGRSQILTPPPHGETDQGRSQIWTPPPHGETDQGRSQIWTPPPHGETDQGRSQIWTPPPRSAYVWTPAAAEDDTSHSWTPSPKEECSGVWTPPPLKEIDVVWTSPLDEEACPPPPESFMYWPSHDELQVVPGVAGEGCSNDPFW
- the LOC138319049 gene encoding uncharacterized protein isoform X1 — protein: MAIYIYVSEIQGSPYNQKERFDKMAESEKIGLITFKQQITEMESDLPLWPEERTDLKLRIAETAARRSGVITPLLKEELWTKIQHSRLERGLEELKVEIKTPVTIPLTSEEQNKVKHRREKNREAAVRCRQKRKSKQMELEQLLETETERNRSLKEQYQTLLDEKQWLMSELGLISTSPATEDSARPWIPTPIQEPTQTWTPAPHGETDQGRSQILTPPPHGETDQGRTQILTPPPHGETDQGRSQIWTPPPHGETDQGRSQILTPPPHGETDQGRSQIWTPPPHGETDQGRSQIWTPPPHGETDQGRSQIWTPPPRSAYVWTPAAAEDDTSHSWTPSPKEECSGVWTPPPLKEIDVVWTSPLDEEACPPPPESFMYWPSHDELQVVPGVAGEGCSNDPFW